From a single Diceros bicornis minor isolate mBicDic1 chromosome 6, mDicBic1.mat.cur, whole genome shotgun sequence genomic region:
- the CC2D2B gene encoding protein CC2D2B isoform X3 → MIVEKHENHCFKSCSGHSHIRKNWLGSIVFPFSALLQQSEFSDQIDVLERAQIFKKSCKAMFPNRRIVTTVFNDEGIQILVTRYIKALNPPQQLLDIFLHDSNATLDLVARFVSLIPIMPDALDENDGFYIWMTSERCISLAIGNKEEHAILLCNFFLYFGKKALVLLGTSMLEGHVAYVLTEETDEYLLWNPLTGQCHKQFDSFCPLQSVDCLFDDGNVWFNIQQNNTPMAVHFDCSKESFWKQLLPKNFQGTKAQSIQVAGFPIQMPYTDVQSVIDAVYQTGIHSSEFPQTEFALAVYIHPYPNNILSVWVYLASLARHQ, encoded by the exons ATGATTGTTGAAAAACATGAG aatcACTGTTTCAAGAGCTGCAGTGGTCATTCACATATAAGAAAGAATTGGCTTGGATCCATTGTCTTCCCTTTCTCTGCTCTTCTGCAACAATCTGAG TTTTCAGATCAAATAGATGTTTTGGAGAgagcacagatttttaaaaaaagttgtaaGGCAATGTTTCCCAACCGAAGAATCGTAACTACTGTTTTTAATGATGAAGGGATACAGATCTTAGTGACAAGATATATCAAGGCATTAAATCCCCCTCAACAACTCCTGGatatatttcttcatgattctaaTGCAACCCTT GACCTCGTTGCTCGCTTTGTGTCTTTGATTCCTATTATGCCTGATGCACTGGATGAAAATGATGGTTTTTATATATGGATGACATCAGAG CGCTGCATCAGCTTGGCTATTGGAAATAAGGAGGAGCATGCCATACTTCTGTGtaatttctttctgtattttggaAAGAAAGCTTTGGTCCTTCTGGGAACCTCAATGTTGGAA GGGCATGTGGCTTATGTATTAACTGAAGAAACTGATGAATATTTGCTTTGGAATCCATTGACTGGGCAATGTCATAAGCAGTTTGACTCATTTTGTCCCTTACAAAGTGTAGACTGTTTGTTTGATGATGGAAAT gTCTGGTttaatattcaacaaaataatacACCAATGGCTGTACATTTTGACTGCTCAAAGGAAAGTTTCTGGAAACAGTTGCTTCCAAAAAATTTTCAAGGGACAAAAGCACAAAGCATACAG GTCGCAGGATTTCCTATCCAGATGCCATACACTGATGTACAGTCAGTTATTGATGCCGTGTATCAAACTGGAATTCACTCCTCTGAATTTCCCCAGACAGAATTTGCTCTAGCTGTATACATTCACCCATACCCAAACAACATATTATCTGTGTGGGTGTATTTGGCTTCCTTAGCTCGACATCAgtga
- the CC2D2B gene encoding protein CC2D2B isoform X2, producing the protein MIVEKHENHCFKSCSGHSHIRKNWLGSIVFPFSALLQQSEFSDQIDVLERAQIFKKSCKAMFPNRRIVTTVFNDEGIQILVTRYIKALNPPQQLLDIFLHDSNATLDLVARFVSLIPIMPDALDENDGFYIWMTSERCISLAIGNKEEHAILLCNFFLYFGKKALVLLGTSMLEGHVAYVLTEETDEYLLWNPLTGQCHKQFDSFCPLQSVDCLFDDGNVWFNIQQNNTPMAVHFDCSKESFWKQLLPKNFQGTKAQSIQPEEIIYSDTNKIMVEDLKNRIERTLKCKMMEWRPKQPTRWNRQCTFILQQILPKLELGTGSFVLSEEESEFERLLQFYWVAGFPIQMPYTDVQSVIDAVYQTGIHSSEFPQTEFALAVYIHPYPNNILSVWVYLASLARHQ; encoded by the exons ATGATTGTTGAAAAACATGAG aatcACTGTTTCAAGAGCTGCAGTGGTCATTCACATATAAGAAAGAATTGGCTTGGATCCATTGTCTTCCCTTTCTCTGCTCTTCTGCAACAATCTGAG TTTTCAGATCAAATAGATGTTTTGGAGAgagcacagatttttaaaaaaagttgtaaGGCAATGTTTCCCAACCGAAGAATCGTAACTACTGTTTTTAATGATGAAGGGATACAGATCTTAGTGACAAGATATATCAAGGCATTAAATCCCCCTCAACAACTCCTGGatatatttcttcatgattctaaTGCAACCCTT GACCTCGTTGCTCGCTTTGTGTCTTTGATTCCTATTATGCCTGATGCACTGGATGAAAATGATGGTTTTTATATATGGATGACATCAGAG CGCTGCATCAGCTTGGCTATTGGAAATAAGGAGGAGCATGCCATACTTCTGTGtaatttctttctgtattttggaAAGAAAGCTTTGGTCCTTCTGGGAACCTCAATGTTGGAA GGGCATGTGGCTTATGTATTAACTGAAGAAACTGATGAATATTTGCTTTGGAATCCATTGACTGGGCAATGTCATAAGCAGTTTGACTCATTTTGTCCCTTACAAAGTGTAGACTGTTTGTTTGATGATGGAAAT gTCTGGTttaatattcaacaaaataatacACCAATGGCTGTACATTTTGACTGCTCAAAGGAAAGTTTCTGGAAACAGTTGCTTCCAAAAAATTTTCAAGGGACAAAAGCACAAAGCATACAG CCTGAGGAAATAATTTATTCTGATACTAATAAAATCATGGTAGAAGATCTGAAGAACAG GATTGAAAGGACTCTGAAATGTAAAATGATGGAATGGCGACCTAAACAGCCAACACGTTGGAATCGACAGTGTACTTTTATTTTGCAACAAATCCTTCCTAAGTTAGAACTTGGCACCGGAAGCTTTGTTTTATCCGAAGAAGAGAGTGAATTTGAAAGACTACTACAATTTTATTGG GTCGCAGGATTTCCTATCCAGATGCCATACACTGATGTACAGTCAGTTATTGATGCCGTGTATCAAACTGGAATTCACTCCTCTGAATTTCCCCAGACAGAATTTGCTCTAGCTGTATACATTCACCCATACCCAAACAACATATTATCTGTGTGGGTGTATTTGGCTTCCTTAGCTCGACATCAgtga